In Leguminivora glycinivorella isolate SPB_JAAS2020 chromosome 11, LegGlyc_1.1, whole genome shotgun sequence, a single window of DNA contains:
- the LOC125231386 gene encoding zinc finger CCCH domain-containing protein 13 isoform X2, translating into MIFLDKLLNKLEENEPELATSPEEECVICVNAKATMQTSPCGHRVVCRRCFVKTIQMAVSQRLLPLRCVICRAKILRLRQAPRLVTSKSWQVSSGSSKSWGVPGSVSSYSVGARSVPASASLYSVTSGESSLSGVSSVSSNSGGVSAGCATKLCGGAKCGGACLGAVPRAPAPATAPPRARQPASNSLRRSQHHSMKARLQDYQVHSYTGGPGPAGEPSGRLPPIREFQREFREGRRESAAASASTRIRCAQKIVTQLETSPQKNKDHFFRPLKAPSKDDPPKSRDQSKETERKKDNPKTKPKKEDKKKKEEEATQEDKNKKDESSDNRKNEIAERKKEEKLRLKAEKEAKKEASRLAKEEERQAKLLAKEEERQAKLLAKEEKKKAKKEAKLAAQAEKEKNK; encoded by the exons GACAAGTTGCTCAATAAGCTAGAGGAGAATGAGCCAGAGTTAGCAACGTCGCCAGAAGAAGAG TGTGTAATATGCGTGAACGCAAAAGCGACGATGCAGACCTCGCCGTGCGGGCACCGCGTGGTCTGCCGCCGCTGCTTCGTGAAGACCATCCAGATGGCAGTCAGCCAGCGGCTGCTGCCGCTGCGGTGTGTCATCTGCCGGGCCAAGATCCTGCGGCTGCGGCAGGCGCCACGGCTAGTCACTAGCAAGAGCTGGCAG GTGTCAAGCGGCAGCAGCAAATCATGGGGCGTGCCGGGATCCGTGTCCAGTTACTCGGTGGGAGCGCGTTCCGTGCCTGCCTCCGCTTCGCTTTACTCCGTCACCAGCGGCGAGTCTTCCCTCTCAG GAGTGTCTTCCGTATCGTCGAACAGCGGCGGCGTAAGCGCCGGCTGCGCGACGAAGCTGTGCGGCGGCGCCAAATGCGGCGGAGCCTGTCTGGGCGCCGTGCCCCGCGCCCCCGCCCCCGCCACCGCCCCGCCGAGGGCAAGGCAGCCAGCGTCTAACTCACTGCGGCGCTCACAGCATCATAGCATGAAG GCCCGTCTACAAGACTACCAAGTGCACAGCTACACGGGCGGGCCGGGGCCGGCGGGCGAGCCTTCAGGCCGGCTGCCTCCCATCCGAGAGTTCCAGCGGGAATTCCGCGAGGGCCGCCGCGAGAGCGCCGCCGCTTCTGCCTCCACTAGGATAAG ATGCGCCCAAAAAATAGTAACACAGTTAGAAACGTCACCGCAGAAAAACAAGGACCACTTCTTTCGACCGCTCAAAGCGCCAAGCAAAGATGACCCGCCCAAATCCAGAGATCAAAGCAAAGAGACTGAACGGAAAAAGGATAACCCCAAAACTAAGCCCAAAAAAGAAGATAAGAAAAAGAAAGAGGAAGAGGCTACACAAGAAGACAAGAACAAGAAAGATGAAAGCAGTGACAACAGAAAGAACGAGATAGCGGAGCGGAAGAAGGAGGAGAAACTAAGGCTTAAAGCGGAGAAGGAAGCTAAAAAGGAAGCGAGTAGGTTGGCTAAAGAGGAAGAGAGACAAGCTAAACTCTTAGCCAAAGAAGAAGAGCGTCAGGCCAAACTATTAGCGaaggaagaaaagaaaaaagCCAAGAAGGAAGCGAAGCTCGCGGCGCAAGCAGAAAAAGAGAAAAACAAATGA
- the LOC125231349 gene encoding NADH dehydrogenase [ubiquinone] 1 beta subcomplex subunit 5, mitochondrial, which produces MVSWSALGRSFGISLLKNQGTKPIVVQNVKLSTNKALFGGHEHQTMPLQPSRWQYIKFKDMFHYYTLIGLIPVGLIIFYTNVFIGPAQLEPIPEGYNPKHWEYHRHPITRFIARYIHSSPQQEYEKFMHWIDEEQQKVKLRALEKEIQAKMAERQDYQAFYYRPMVNKYLRIEKKISEEMQERIGDDYKD; this is translated from the exons ATGGTATCTTGGAGTGCTTTAGGCCGATCTTTCGGCATTAGTTTACTTAAAAATCAAGGCACTAAGCCAATCGTAGTCCAAAATGTGAAATTATCAACTAACAAAGCCCTCTTTGGCGGCCATGAACACCAAACGATGCCGCTGCAGCCATCAAG ATGGCAATACATCAAGTTCAAGGATATGTTCCACTACTACACGTTGATTGGGCTCATTCCCGTGGGGCTGATCATCTTCTACACGAACGTGTTCATCGGGCCGGCGCAGCTGGAGCCGATCCCTGAGGGCTACAACCCGAAGCACTGGGAGTACCACCGCCACCCTATTACGAGGTTTATCGCGCGCTACATCCACTCCAGCCCTCAGCAG GAATATGAGAAATTCATGCACTGGATCGATGAGGAACAGCAGAAGGTCAAGCTCCGTGCCCTGGAGAAGGAAATCCAAGCCAAGATGGCCGAACGCCAAGATTACCAGGCCTTCTACTACCGACCCATGGTCAACAAGTACCTCCGTATTGAGAAGAAGATTAGCGAGGAGATGCAGGAGCGCATCGGTGACGACTACAAAGATTAA